The Chitinophaga niabensis genomic interval TTGGAAGGGGTGGGGATGGAATCCACACCTGCGTCTTTAGAGCCATCCAGCCTTACAAACCATCTTCTTTCCACATCATAGAATACCATCCAGTTAGAGAGCGAGCTATTGGCCTTACCGATGAAGGGGGCGAGTTTAACAGGCGTATTTACACCCGCCATTTTATTTTGCGGAAGACCATATCCCAGCCCGGAAACAGGATATTGCACATATAACTGATCATCTGACATCATGCAATACGTGCCGTAGGCAACATCCATCAGCCTTGGTGCAAAACCAGCGGGTGGCGGGCCCAGCATTTCATAACGGATAGCCCCTGTGGTTTGCCAGGTAAAATCATCGGCACTTAATTTATTTGCGCCATCGTCTGTCAGAAAATAGAGGGCGGTTTTGGCTTTGAAGGGATCATTCATCAGTTTGATGGCACGGGGTCCTTTTTGAGATGCAAGGCCCGAGTTCGTAAATGTCAGCAGGTCTGTGATCAGGGTTTCTCCGATCGGTGCCGGTAATACACTTACCATATCTATCCTTGCCATACCATTCACATTACTTAATACCAGCCAGCCTTCATAGACTTTAGATTGTATGGTAAGCCTGAATTCAGTTTTGTATTGTACGCCGGTGGAGTTATCTCTCACCCGTAACCACGCTTTGTATTTCCCTACTTTGGCTGTGACCTCATATTCCAGGTCCCTTGTAGTAGCGATCAGCTTATTATTGTTTTCGCTGATGTCGTCGAGGAAAAAAATGATCCATTCATATGAATACCTGCCAGTGTCAGCTTTATCCAATAAGAAGTCCAGCCTGGGTTTGATACGTAGTGTATCCTTGAACGTCATGGTGTATTGAGGGGCGATATTACTGATGGCAATATCGTTGATCTCTTTATAGGTATAATTTCCGAGATCTTTGTAACAGCCTGCTATAAGCGTGGCTGCTAAAATGAAAAATATTTTCTTCATAGTTAATTTTTAAAAATGATCAGAGTCCGTCTCCCATTTTCATTACGGAGCCATCTTCTTCATACACGATCCTGCCTGCTGCGGCTTCATCTGCGAGATAGTTTTTCATGAAGTTGCCGTAATATTTTACCGTACCTACAGAGATGGTATTGTTCAGGGTAGCTACCGGAATATCCAGCAACTGGCAGAGCAGTACGTACTTTTTCCGTGAATAGGGCCCCAGGTAACCATCCAGCCAGTATTTAGGCCTTGCCAGGGCATCGTCTACAAGAATGGTGTGAACAGTAGCACTGATGTATTTTTTGGTATCCGGAACATAGAGTTGGGGCAGATCTGTTTTGAAATTTTCATTTTCCAGTAACTGAATGCAGAGGGCAAATGTTTTCACCTGCATATCCCGGTGTTTCAGGAATTTTACGGGTAACAGTACCGATGCTTTTCCCGCCGGTACAATAGCCGTTGTGGGGAATGCTTCATAGTGGATACCTGCCTTTGCTGCATTGGCGGAAGTATCGATCACTTTGATGCTGAACTGCCTGTCTTTTGGAACAGTATCTCCTTTCACCCTGATAGAGAGCGCGAAAATGCTGTCTGTTTTTTCAGGATGATAAGCAAAGGTGAGAACGGATGTATCTACCCGTACATAAACACCTGCTGTGGGTTCGTTGTATACTTCAAAATAAATGCCGGCGGTACCACTGTAAAGCGGGATCTCAGACCGTTGACAGGAAGCTGTTAAAAAGAGCAGGATATAAAGAATGATTTTTTTCATCACTGTTAGTTTTGGTTGTGTTAATCTCTGTAGCGGATCTCATCGTCCGGTAGTGGCGGGCAGTATTTACCTGCCGTCATAGCTACATTTG includes:
- a CDS encoding PKD-like family lipoprotein; translation: MKKIFFILAATLIAGCYKDLGNYTYKEINDIAISNIAPQYTMTFKDTLRIKPRLDFLLDKADTGRYSYEWIIFFLDDISENNNKLIATTRDLEYEVTAKVGKYKAWLRVRDNSTGVQYKTEFRLTIQSKVYEGWLVLSNVNGMARIDMVSVLPAPIGETLITDLLTFTNSGLASQKGPRAIKLMNDPFKAKTALYFLTDDGANKLSADDFTWQTTGAIRYEMLGPPPAGFAPRLMDVAYGTYCMMSDDQLYVQYPVSGLGYGLPQNKMAGVNTPVKLAPFIGKANSSLSNWMVFYDVERRWFVRLDGSKDAGVDSIPTPSNALLSYKTGKDLVYMQNATFNLNDIFTILKDPGQPVYYLFRMAVDGYPSVFRQNQFTKIDQSTGDIAHAQHFAVGHELGYVLYAVGSKIYEYDINYNTHHLMADLGTEVISKLKVLNLGATKYKDITNGLIVGSYDPAGPSGNNGKLRVYTMPPRNEPFQLYKSYTGFGKIIDMEYRTR
- a CDS encoding DUF4843 domain-containing protein, coding for MKKIILYILLFLTASCQRSEIPLYSGTAGIYFEVYNEPTAGVYVRVDTSVLTFAYHPEKTDSIFALSIRVKGDTVPKDRQFSIKVIDTSANAAKAGIHYEAFPTTAIVPAGKASVLLPVKFLKHRDMQVKTFALCIQLLENENFKTDLPQLYVPDTKKYISATVHTILVDDALARPKYWLDGYLGPYSRKKYVLLCQLLDIPVATLNNTISVGTVKYYGNFMKNYLADEAAAGRIVYEEDGSVMKMGDGL